One Halarsenatibacter silvermanii DNA window includes the following coding sequences:
- a CDS encoding helix-turn-helix domain-containing protein, producing MKEKDREKIALFRFKLISPILTGQVNSQKEYLAKIATETHNVPYYGPKEYVPKTIAMWLNDYRRGGFEALKPKRRSDRGKSRKVTPELKEIIMENRKEHPERSVSLFYDQLIAEKKIKPSDISYSTLLRFLKRENLMPDSPRSEGERKRFAHERVNALWQGDVLSGPYLTV from the coding sequence TTGAAAGAAAAAGACAGAGAAAAGATAGCCCTATTCCGCTTTAAACTCATCTCTCCCATTTTAACCGGGCAGGTAAATTCTCAAAAGGAGTATTTAGCAAAAATTGCGACCGAGACTCATAATGTCCCCTATTATGGGCCTAAAGAATATGTGCCCAAGACTATTGCCATGTGGTTGAATGATTACCGCCGGGGCGGATTTGAGGCTTTAAAACCCAAACGGCGCTCCGACAGGGGTAAAAGCAGAAAGGTTACTCCTGAACTCAAAGAAATTATTATGGAGAACAGAAAAGAGCATCCCGAACGCTCCGTTTCTCTCTTCTATGATCAGCTGATAGCAGAAAAGAAAATCAAGCCCTCCGATATTTCCTACTCCACTCTGCTCAGATTTTTAAAGCGGGAAAACCTCATGCCCGATTCCCCCCGCAGTGAAGGTGAGCGCAAGAGATTTGCCCATGAGAGAGTCAATGCTCTCTGGCAGGGTGATGTGCTCTCCGGTCCTTACCTCACCGTGTAA